A single genomic interval of Dromiciops gliroides isolate mDroGli1 chromosome 1, mDroGli1.pri, whole genome shotgun sequence harbors:
- the FBXL16 gene encoding F-box/LRR-repeat protein 16, which yields MSNQSDGNTKPPCLPRNGLVKLASQPNGLSSASITKGTPAVKNRLCQLPPVPALTSPAFPVPAERPPPSLASPLSLATLAGGPCPSSEPLAAGLSSGESPGQAPTSPIERQPLAVDEKILNGLFCYFSACEKCVLAQVCKAWRRVLYQPKFWVGLTPVLHAKELYNVLPGGEKEFVNLQGFATRGFDGFCLVGVSDLDICEFIDNYSLSKKGVKSMSLKRSTITDAGLEVMLEQMQGVVRLELSGCNDFTEAGLWSSLNARITSLSVSDCINVADDAIAAISQLLPNLAELSLQAYHVTDTALAYFTAKQGYTTHTLRLHSCWEITNHGVVNMVHSLPNLTSLSLSGCSKVTDDGVELVAENLRKLRSLDLSWCPRITDMALEYIACDLHKLEELVLDRCVRITDTGLSYLSTMSSLRSLYLRWCCQVQDFGLKHLLAMRSLRLLSLAGCPLLTTTGLSGLVQLQELEELELTNCPGATPELFKYFSQHLPRCLVIE from the exons ATGTCGAACCAGAGCGACGGCAACACCAAGCCCCCATGCTTGCCCCGGAATGGCCTGGTAAAGCTTGCCAGTCAGCCCAACGGCCTCAGCTCTGCCAGCATCACCAAAGGGACCCCTGCTGTGAAGAACCGACTCTGCCAGCTGCCCCCCGTGCCTGCCCTCACCAGCCCAGCCTTCCCAGTGCCCGCCGAACGACCCCCACCCAGCCTGGCGTCCCCCCTCTCCTTAGCCACCTTGGCAGGGGGGCCGTGCCCTTCCTCTGAGCCCCTTGCAGCTGGACTGTCCTCTGGTGAGAGCCCTGGCCAGGCTCCCACATCCCCCATAGAGAGGCAGCCCCTGGCTGTGGATGAGAAGATCCTTAATGGCCTCTTCTGCTACTTCTCAGCCTGTGAGAAGTGTGTGCTGGCCCAAGTGTGCAAAGCCTGGCGGAGGGTGCTCTACCAACCCAAGTTCTGGGTGGGCCTCACCCCAGTGCTGCACGCCAAGGAGCTATACAATGTGCTTCCTGGTGGGGAGAAGGAATTCGTGAACTTGCAGGGTTTTGCCACACGCGGCTTTGATGGCTTCTGCCTTGTTGGTGTCTCGGACCTGGACATTTGTGAATTCATTGACAACTACTCTCTGTCAAAGAAAGGTGTCAAGTCCATGAGCCTCAAGCGTTCTACTATCACTGATGCTGGGCTAGAG GTAATGCTAGAGCAGATGCAAGGGGTAGTTCGTCTGGAGCTGTCTGGTTGCAACGACTTTACAGAGGCAGGATTGTGGTCCAGCCTCAATGCCCGAATCACATCGTTGAGCGTCAGCGACTGCATCAATGTGGCCGATGATGCCATTGCCGCAATTTCCCAGTTGCTGCCCAACCTGGCTGAGCTGAGCCTGCAAGCGTACCACGTCACGGACACAGCCCTGGCCTACTTCACGGCCAAGCAGGGCTACACCACCCACACCCTGCGGCTGCACTCCTGCTGGGAGATCACCAACCATGGCGTGGTCAACATGGTGCACAGCCTGCCCAACCTGACTTCCCTCAGTCTCTCTGGCTGTTCAAAAGTCACGGATGATGGGGTGGAGCTTGTGGCTGAGAATCTTCGAAAGCTCCGCAGCCTCGACCTGTCTTGGTGCCCCCGGATTACTGACATGGCCCTAGAGTATATTGCTTGTGACCTGCACAAACTCGAGGAGCTGGTGCTTGACAG GTGTGTTCGAATCACAGACACTGGACTCAGCTACCTGTCCACCATGTCTTCACTCCGAAGCCTCTACCTACGATGGTGCTGTCAG GTGCAGGACTTTGGACTGAAACACCTTCTGGCCATGAGGAGTTTGCGCCTCCTCTCCCTGGCAG GCTGTCCCCTGCTGACCACCACGGGGCTCTCTGGCCTGGTGCAGTTGCAGGAACTGGAAGAGCTGGAATTGACCAACTGCCCTGGAGCCACCCCCGAGCTCTTCAAGTATTTCTCCCAGCACCTACCCCGATGCCTGGTCATAGAGTAG